A window of Pomacea canaliculata isolate SZHN2017 linkage group LG3, ASM307304v1, whole genome shotgun sequence contains these coding sequences:
- the LOC112559914 gene encoding uncharacterized protein LOC112559914 isoform X1 translates to MSIQMTHTTKPCESGVPIKEYPDLLAILPEGQEYHVCWYSAMGEGKFKCEIRVPITTAEDARAWFDQHKKKAQITWRVKTTARVTGKGTLLKIYYRCQHNTLPRSKTADEKPNSKNTNCPAQMTLTVKATTMKKSSDHHLPALPMIVHIEHVHNHPITGNAKVMQHRDVSEDTIQKFKDLFARGHTPASALNMHKFNLHMEHPDNYIYLASDRSVCPDLSFVYKLYAKVFQKSYGADSGQGLLTAVNSLIENYNNEQKLKCASMELIKDKTVIAVYTPLMRRISEKHRASGELVFIDSTGGVDRYNCRVFLLLTHSAAGGLPLGCIITTSESTDALELGFDLYKRLLSKDSFNGRGERGPVVILTDDCEMERKALKTVFPESILILCVFHILQAVWRFLWDSKHAVPRDDRPHLLKLVRNLVYADNQQQLQDCYTVLRNDPVALQHSSFIEYVKRLYERQHVWAICHREQLPVRGNDTNNYVEAAMRILKDRIFQRVRAYSPAQLLDFLLTSLPAYYERRLIDVANGRLDMTLSKKYVPSKTNFTKDMITPLPNNIFQVHSGKACYLVDMSIEMCTCKLGKNGAPCKHQFAVVSHYSLEAQNFLPRTDEKMKSHMMYLATGKQNVPFTWFAPLRGSGQTQDLEDCLEEISDAEKENEPTQSFDSLPLHNDSADEFENPVLPDEETTLKRRQSFDSHPLHNDSADEFDNSVTSEELTTLKMRFHNFVASVEKQLNENTNEYAPAVEAFVSKWERIKTDTGRVSALHTFGKDHQCMPFSVIKRGGIKVQPTAVSRRQMPLGGRRCLQSGRPPKKHDTENKGLKRSNSEDGNMHMMPKRRPQRAPHNLSKCVLQNENIGKNHTSKW, encoded by the exons ATGTCGATTCAGATGACACACACAACTAAACCCTGTGAATCAGGTGTACCAATCAAGGAATATCCTGACTTGctg GCCATCCTTCCTGAAGGACAGGAATATCATGTCTGCTGGTATTCAGCAATGGGTGAAGGCAAGTTTAAGTGTGAAATAAGAGTGCCCATCACTACTGCAGAAGATGCAAGAGCTTGGTTTGACCAACACAAGAAAAAGGCCCAGATTACATGGCGTGTAAAAACAACTGCCCGAGTTACTGGGAAAGGAACCCTACTGAAAATCTATTACAGGTGTCAGCACAATACTTTACCAAGAAGTAAAACAGCAGATGAGAAGCCAAActccaaaaatacaaattgccCCGCTCAGATGACCTTGACAGTCAAAGCAACTACCAT GAAAAAAAGCAGTGACCATCATTTGCCAGCTTTGCCTATGATTGTGCATATTGAGCATGTGCATAATCATCCAATTACAGGCAATGCCAAAGTAATGCAGCACCGGGATGTGTCAGAGGACACAattcaaaaatttaaagatttgtttgctaGAGGGCACACTCCAGCATCTGCTCTCAATATGCACAAATTTAATCTGCATATGGAGCACCCAGACAATTACATCTATTTGGCCTCGGACCGTTCAGTTTGTCCAGACTtgagttttgtttacaa ACTGTATGCCAAAGTTTTCCAGAAGAGCTATGGTGCAGATTCAGGACAAGGTCTCCTGACCGCTGTAAATAGTCTGATTGAGAACTATAACAATGAACAGAAACTGAAGTGTGCATCAATGGAGCTCATTAAGGACAAGACTGTGATTGCTGTGTATACTCCTTTAATGAGGCGCATTAgcgagaagcatagggccagCGGTGAGCTGGTTTTCATTGATTCTACAGGAGGAGTAGACCGTTACAACTGCAGGGTCTTCCTCCTTCTTACACACAGTGCTGCTGGAGGTTTGCCACTAGGGTGCATTATAACCACCTCTGAGTCAACAGATGCCCTAGAGCTAGGCTTTGACTTGTACAAGAGGCTGCTCTCAAAAGATTCCTTTAATGGACGAGGGGAGAGAGGGCCAGTTGTAATTCTCACAGATGACTGTGAAATGGAGAGAAAGGCACTGAAAACGGTGTTTCCAGAATCCATTCTTATTCTGTGCGTGTTTCACATCCTTCAGGCAGTATGGCGGTTTCTGTGGGACAGTAAGCACGCAGTTCCAAGAGATGATCGTCCTCACCTCCTGAAACTTGTCCGAAACCTTGTGTACGCGGACAatcaacagcagctgcaggacTGTTACACTGTGTTAAGGAATGATCCTGTTGCTCTGCAGCACAGCAGTTTTATAGAATATGTCAAACGATTGTATGAGCGTCAGCATGTGTGGGCAATCTGCCACAGAGAGCAGCTGCCTGTTCGTGGCAATGACACCAACAATTATGTTGAGGCAGCCATGCGAATTTTAAAGGATAGGATCTTCCAAAGAGTTCGTGCATACAGTCCTGCACAGTTGCTTGATTTTCTGCTCACAAGCTTGCCAGCATATTATGAGCGAAGGCTCATAGATGTCGCCAACGGACGCCTGGATATGACTTTATCCAAGAAGTACGTACCCAGCAAGACAAATTTCACTAAGGACATGATAACACCTTTGCCGAACAATATTTTCCAAGTGCACAGTGGGAAGGCGTGTTATCTGGTGGACATGTCTATTGAAATGTGCACATGTAAGTTAGGAAAAAATGGTGCACCATGCAAACACCAGTTTGCAGTAGTTAGCCACTACTCACTGGAGGCTCAAAATTTTTTGCCTAGAACagatgaaaaaatgaagtcTCACATGATGTATCTTGCAACAGGCAAGCAGAATGTGCCATTCACATGGTTTGCACCACTACGTGGAAGTGGGCAGACACAGGATCTGGAAGATTGCCTTGAGGAAATATctgatgcagaaaaagaaaatgaacctaCGCAATCATTTGACTCACTTCCTCTTCACAATGATTCTGCAGACGAATTTGAAAACCCTGTATTACCTGATGAGGAAACAACACTGAAAAGGAGGCAATCATTTGACTCACATCCTCTTCATAATGATTCTGCAGATGAATTTGATAACTCTGTAACATCTGAAGAGTTGACAACACTAAAAATGAGGTTCCACAACTTTGTAGCTTCCGTGGAGAAACAGTTGAATGAAAATACCAATGAATATGCACCAGCAGTAGAGGCTTTTGTATCGAAGTGGGAGAGAATTAAAACAGACACAGGTCGTGTTTCAGCCCTGCACACTTTTGGTAAAGACCATCAATGCATGCCATTTTCAGTCATAAAGAGAGGTGGTATTAAAGTCCAACCAACAGCCGTCAGCCGCAGACAAATGCCTCTTGGGGGTCGGCGATGTTTACAATCAGGCAGACCACCAAAAAAACATGACACTGAGAACAAAGGATTGAAGCGTTCAAACAGTGAAGATGGGAACATGCATATGATGCCCAAGCGGCGGCCTCAGCGAGCTCCCCACAACTTAAGCAAATGTGTCCTACAAAACGAGAACATTGGAAAAAACCACACATCCAAATGGTAG
- the LOC112559914 gene encoding uncharacterized protein LOC112559914 isoform X2 — MSIQMTHTTKPCESGVPIKEYPDLLAILPEGQEYHVCWYSAMGEGKFKCEIRVPITTAEDARAWFDQHKKKAQITWRVKTTARVTGKGTLLKIYYRCQHNTLPRSKTADEKPNSKNTNCPAQMTLTVKATTMKKSSDHHLPALPMIVHIEHVHNHPITGNAKVMQHRDVSEDTIQKFKDLFARGHTPASALNMHKFNLHMEHPDNYIYLASDRSVCPDLSFVYKLYAKVFQKSYGADSGQGLLTAVNSLIENYNNEQKLKCASMELIKDKTVIAVYTPLMRRISEKHRASGELVFIDSTGGVDRYNCRVFLLLTHSAAGGLPLGCIITTSESTDALELGFDLYKRLLSKDSFNGRGERGPVVILTDDCEMERKALKTVFPESILILCVFHILQAVWRFLWDSKHAVPRDDRPHLLKLVRNLVYADNQQQLQDCYTVLRNDPVALQHSSFIEYVKRLYERQHVWAICHREQLPVRGNDTNNYVEAAMRILKDRIFQRVRAYSPAQLLDFLLTSLPAYYERRLIDVANGRLDMTLSKKYVPSKTNFTKDMITPLPNNIFQVHSGKACYLVDMSIEMCTCKLGKNGAPCKHQFAVVSHYSLEAQNFLPRTDEKMKSHMMYLATGKQNVPFTWFAPLRGSGQTQDLEDCLEEISDAEKENEPTQSFDSHPLHNDSADEFDNSVTSEELTTLKMRFHNFVASVEKQLNENTNEYAPAVEAFVSKWERIKTDTGRVSALHTFGKDHQCMPFSVIKRGGIKVQPTAVSRRQMPLGGRRCLQSGRPPKKHDTENKGLKRSNSEDGNMHMMPKRRPQRAPHNLSKCVLQNENIGKNHTSKW, encoded by the exons ATGTCGATTCAGATGACACACACAACTAAACCCTGTGAATCAGGTGTACCAATCAAGGAATATCCTGACTTGctg GCCATCCTTCCTGAAGGACAGGAATATCATGTCTGCTGGTATTCAGCAATGGGTGAAGGCAAGTTTAAGTGTGAAATAAGAGTGCCCATCACTACTGCAGAAGATGCAAGAGCTTGGTTTGACCAACACAAGAAAAAGGCCCAGATTACATGGCGTGTAAAAACAACTGCCCGAGTTACTGGGAAAGGAACCCTACTGAAAATCTATTACAGGTGTCAGCACAATACTTTACCAAGAAGTAAAACAGCAGATGAGAAGCCAAActccaaaaatacaaattgccCCGCTCAGATGACCTTGACAGTCAAAGCAACTACCAT GAAAAAAAGCAGTGACCATCATTTGCCAGCTTTGCCTATGATTGTGCATATTGAGCATGTGCATAATCATCCAATTACAGGCAATGCCAAAGTAATGCAGCACCGGGATGTGTCAGAGGACACAattcaaaaatttaaagatttgtttgctaGAGGGCACACTCCAGCATCTGCTCTCAATATGCACAAATTTAATCTGCATATGGAGCACCCAGACAATTACATCTATTTGGCCTCGGACCGTTCAGTTTGTCCAGACTtgagttttgtttacaa ACTGTATGCCAAAGTTTTCCAGAAGAGCTATGGTGCAGATTCAGGACAAGGTCTCCTGACCGCTGTAAATAGTCTGATTGAGAACTATAACAATGAACAGAAACTGAAGTGTGCATCAATGGAGCTCATTAAGGACAAGACTGTGATTGCTGTGTATACTCCTTTAATGAGGCGCATTAgcgagaagcatagggccagCGGTGAGCTGGTTTTCATTGATTCTACAGGAGGAGTAGACCGTTACAACTGCAGGGTCTTCCTCCTTCTTACACACAGTGCTGCTGGAGGTTTGCCACTAGGGTGCATTATAACCACCTCTGAGTCAACAGATGCCCTAGAGCTAGGCTTTGACTTGTACAAGAGGCTGCTCTCAAAAGATTCCTTTAATGGACGAGGGGAGAGAGGGCCAGTTGTAATTCTCACAGATGACTGTGAAATGGAGAGAAAGGCACTGAAAACGGTGTTTCCAGAATCCATTCTTATTCTGTGCGTGTTTCACATCCTTCAGGCAGTATGGCGGTTTCTGTGGGACAGTAAGCACGCAGTTCCAAGAGATGATCGTCCTCACCTCCTGAAACTTGTCCGAAACCTTGTGTACGCGGACAatcaacagcagctgcaggacTGTTACACTGTGTTAAGGAATGATCCTGTTGCTCTGCAGCACAGCAGTTTTATAGAATATGTCAAACGATTGTATGAGCGTCAGCATGTGTGGGCAATCTGCCACAGAGAGCAGCTGCCTGTTCGTGGCAATGACACCAACAATTATGTTGAGGCAGCCATGCGAATTTTAAAGGATAGGATCTTCCAAAGAGTTCGTGCATACAGTCCTGCACAGTTGCTTGATTTTCTGCTCACAAGCTTGCCAGCATATTATGAGCGAAGGCTCATAGATGTCGCCAACGGACGCCTGGATATGACTTTATCCAAGAAGTACGTACCCAGCAAGACAAATTTCACTAAGGACATGATAACACCTTTGCCGAACAATATTTTCCAAGTGCACAGTGGGAAGGCGTGTTATCTGGTGGACATGTCTATTGAAATGTGCACATGTAAGTTAGGAAAAAATGGTGCACCATGCAAACACCAGTTTGCAGTAGTTAGCCACTACTCACTGGAGGCTCAAAATTTTTTGCCTAGAACagatgaaaaaatgaagtcTCACATGATGTATCTTGCAACAGGCAAGCAGAATGTGCCATTCACATGGTTTGCACCACTACGTGGAAGTGGGCAGACACAGGATCTGGAAGATTGCCTTGAGGAAATATctgatgcagaaaaagaaaatgaacctaC GCAATCATTTGACTCACATCCTCTTCATAATGATTCTGCAGATGAATTTGATAACTCTGTAACATCTGAAGAGTTGACAACACTAAAAATGAGGTTCCACAACTTTGTAGCTTCCGTGGAGAAACAGTTGAATGAAAATACCAATGAATATGCACCAGCAGTAGAGGCTTTTGTATCGAAGTGGGAGAGAATTAAAACAGACACAGGTCGTGTTTCAGCCCTGCACACTTTTGGTAAAGACCATCAATGCATGCCATTTTCAGTCATAAAGAGAGGTGGTATTAAAGTCCAACCAACAGCCGTCAGCCGCAGACAAATGCCTCTTGGGGGTCGGCGATGTTTACAATCAGGCAGACCACCAAAAAAACATGACACTGAGAACAAAGGATTGAAGCGTTCAAACAGTGAAGATGGGAACATGCATATGATGCCCAAGCGGCGGCCTCAGCGAGCTCCCCACAACTTAAGCAAATGTGTCCTACAAAACGAGAACATTGGAAAAAACCACACATCCAAATGGTAG
- the LOC112558990 gene encoding G-protein coupled receptor GRL101-like, which translates to MPDGRWNCSVQHWSDYRQHFPCNLVTECVGGEDEAECPYTSDVCGQGLLWTGISCMQYISVPRSVTWVEAQNTCLSRGMLLASLNTPPEWRAFRTILNFRPNDTVYLGYRYVPYGLYMYQETVVSADGAVTYWIPLPIYSNRKESCSYYSFQDNNYIAMTHCYRHIIDKFPCEIASDSSFQKVEMPRPASDIWTKNHVTCPSQHVTHTFLACDVRSDCWEERYDTSWSCSAPVVPVPPAFTCDSGAERVPYTLVCDHRADCSDRSDEDFCQFPACNVDDFHCDNGQCILQSQKCDHHPQCYDQTDEKFCSFYPIKKIVQTSAPPGLVEINNKGLFKVKRLNKTSSCPETHFQCPNGYCVPVYVRCNGVFDCPGKGDEADCETYTCPGYYRCRGSRVCVHADHLCDTWPQCQQADDELLCNLTCPDTCVCHGLAFTCTDSFPAHQYLDLKFLDARGSAMTFSDLSDNTMLIHLSLAQCGLTHAPSVGFPNLRSLDLSDNLLHSISSDLLDKLPRLETLSLADNPLTSLLPTGPTPTVYSTLHALDLSGVKIPELNDSISKTFPNIRHLNLTNAQVERVTDDSLLLLTQLQTLDLRGCPLSSFSSRVFRPLSKLHAVYADTYRMCCPANLPENFDLNQCVSPPDRISSCDSLLGSTVLRASVSVYTIVAVTGNTLILLHHTYIRKVDMAVCFNMLLIHLCVADLMMGVYLTIISVADQAFLGHYLWMDVAWRNGAACRLAGFLAVLSRQASAFIVCLITLDRLLAIVFPVSSARFRRSAGWMVCTMSWVAGLCVASLSVLQAPSSDTMYSQSGLCIPLPTDRLDNWKEIVALKVVFVFNLLLVLLIVFGNVFIFWRVFSTNLLFSDTRPKSRELIIARRVNLLDAVDATCWCINLFGLLPFLSSNVGVNLIIFVLPLPSVLNPSCILTVLFQNIWRKREKKN; encoded by the exons ATGCCAGACGGGAGATGGAACTGCTCCGTGCAGCACTGGTCCGACTACCGCCAgcacttcccgtgtaacctgGTGACTGAGTGCGTGGGCGGCGAGGACGAGGCTGAGTGTCCGTACACCAGTGACGTGTGTGGTCAGGGCTTGCTGTGGACAGGCATCAGCTGTATGCAGTACATCTCCGTGCCACGATCGGTGACTTGGGTTGAAGCgcaaaacacttgcttgtcacgtGGCATGCTGCTAGCGAGCTTGAACACGCCACCGGAGTGGAGAGCATTTAgaactattttaaattttcgtCCAAATGACACTGTCTACCTTGGGTATCGATATGTACCCTATGGTCTTTACAT GTATCAGGAGACGGTGGTATCGGCAGACGGCGCTGTTACCTACTGGATACCTTTACCAATCTATAGCAATCGAAAGGAATCGTGTAGCTATTATTCATTTCAAGATAACAACTATATTGCCATGACCCATTGCTACAGACACATTATCGATAAGTTCCCATGTGAGATAGCATCGGATTCTTCTTTTCAAAAAGTAGAAATGCCTCGGCCAGCGTCAGACATCTGGACGaaaaatcacgtgacctgcccatcacagcacgtgacacacacgTTCCTGGCGTGTGACGTTAGAAGCGACTGTTGGGAGGAGCGGTACGACACCTCGTGGTCCTGCAGCGCGCCGGTCGTACCGGTCCCCCCGGCCTTCACGTGCGACAGCGGCGCCGAACGCGTGCCCTACACCTTGGTGTGTGACCACCGCGCCGACTGCTCCGACCGCAGTGACGAGGACTTTTGCCAGTTTCCAGCCTGTAATGTTGACGACTTCCACTGTGATAATGGTCAG TGTATATTGCAGAGCCAGAAATGTGACCATCATCCCCAGTGTTACGACCAAACAGATGAAaagttttgttccttttatcCGATAAAAAAGATTGTCCAGACCTCCGCACCTCCTGGACTGGTGGAGATAAATAACAAAGGCTTGTTTAAGGTCAAACGGTTAAACAAAACGTCTTCCTGTCCAGAGACTCATTTCCAGTGTCCTAATGGGTACTGTGTCCCTGTGTATGTCCGTTGCAACGGTGTATTCGACTGTCCCGGGAAAGGGGACGAAGCTGACTGCGAGACCTACACCTGTCCCGGCTACTACCGATGTCGCggctcgcgcgtgtgtgtgcacgctgaCCACCTATGTGACACCTGGCCGCAGTGTCAGCAGGCAGACGACGAGCTGTTGTGTAACCTGACTTGTCCTGACACCTGTGTGTGTCACGGCCTGGCCTTCACCTGCACAGACAGCTTCCCCGCCCACCAGTATCTCGACCTGAAGTTTCTCGACGCCCGTGGCTCGGCCATGACCTTTAGTGACTTGAGCGACAACACGATGCTGATCCACCTCAGTCTGGCCCAGTGTGGCCTCACGCATGCGCCGAGCGTGGGGTTCCCCAACCTGCGCTCACTGGATCTGAGCGACAACCTTCTTCACTCCATCAGCAGTGACTTACTGGATAAGCTGCCCAGACTGGAGACCTTGTCCCTCGCGGACAACCCTCTCACGTCCCTGCTTCCTACAGGACCCACACCCACTGTGTACTCAACTCTTCATGCTCTTGACCTTTCCGGCGTGAAGATACCTGAGCTGAACGACTCCATCTCCAAGACTTTTCCTAACATCAGACATTTAAACTTGACAAACGCGCAAGTAGAGCGTGTTACAGACGACAgtctgttgctgctgacacagtTACAAACACTTGACCTGAGAGGATGTCCCCTGTCATCATTCTCATCACGTGTGTTCAGACCTTTGAGCAAGCTTCATGCTGTGTATGCCGACACTTACAGGATGTGCTGTCCAGCCAACCTTCCTGAAAACTTTGACCTCAATCAGTGTGTGTCGCCACCAGACAGAATTTCCTCCTGCGATTCTCTTCTGGGCTCGACTGTGCTTCGAGCGAGTGTGTCCGTCTACACCATTGTTGCTGTGACTGGAAACACACTCATCTTGCTGCACCACACCTACATAAGGAAAGTAGACATGGCTGTGTGCTTTAACATGCTGCTAATACATCTGTGTGTGGCTGATCTTATGATGGGGGTGTACTTGACGATAATTAGTGTTGCTGACCAGGCCTTCCTCGGCCACTACCTGTGGATGGACGTGGCTTGGAGAAATGGCGCTGCCTGCAGGTTGGCCGGGTTCCTGGCTGTTCTTTCCAGACAAGCCTCAGCTTTTATTGTCTGCCTCATTACTCTAGATCGTTTACTCGCTATTGTGTTTCCGGTCAGTTCTGCTCGATTTCGCCGGAGTGCGGGCTGGATGGTGTGTACAATGAGCTGGGTGGCAGGACTGTGTGTTGCTAGTTTATCTGTGTTACAAGCCCCGTCATCCGACACCATGTACAGTCAGAGTGGACTCTGCATCCCGCTACCTACAGATAGGTTAGACAACTGGAAGGAAATCGTTGCTCTTAAAGtcgtatttgtttttaatcttcttCTTGTCCTCTTAATCGTTTTCGGCAATGTTTTCATATTCTGGAGAGTTTTCTCCACAAACTTGCTGTTTTCAGACACTAGACCAAAGTCGAGAGAACTGATCATCGCGAGGAGAGTTAACCTCCTTGATGCAGTGGATGCTACTTGTTGGTGTATAAACTTGTTTGgacttttaccttttctttccaGTAATGTTGGAGTCAACctgattatttttgtcttgccTCTACCTTCTGTTCTCAACCCCTCTTGTATtcttacagttttatttcagaacatatggagaaaaagagagaagaagaactGA